AGACATGTTGTTGGTGAATTCTGGTCCCTGTCAATAAAACAAATTCTGAATAACAGGTTTAATCCTGAATATAGATTGATGTTTAGAGAGTAAAATTGACAATTCACGGACAAAAGCATGACGAAATAATCGGACCTAAGGTATTACTGAATTCCTCTTATGATCAATGGATAAGGAAATTGAGATACTGGAAACTCGACGCTAGTGCAATAAGGCATACTCAACTTCCAACAAACTAGAGATTAtaccttcttcttctccttcctctTTAGAATTTTCATGTGGCATTTTTTAATGTAATGCATCAAATGGTAACGTGAATGCCTTGAATTTAATTGTTCTCTCACATCAGGATTTGCAGTAAGCCAGTCTATAATTTCCTTTGATTTAATCACCTCATCCGTGTCTAGAGACTCTAACCAGGAATAAACAGGCATCCACTGATCAGTTCGTTGAAATCGATGATCAAAATTTTCCTGCCATACAAGGATACTAAGAATAAATTGCTAGTCGTCTACCACAAATAATAAATCAGTAGATGTTTTAAaaataaagtcaaacattgggCACTGTGAAAGGAACATGTTTAAACATGTGCAGATTAGATGAAAACTACAGTAACACTtcctttacaaaatttaacttgCACTTGCCATTGATTCTTAAAATAGGGAATTTCTAGCGTAATCATTATGTCGGATTGGTAACAAACTATAGCAGACTCATTGCAGGCCAATTCCATAAACGGTCATCGATTTATGGCTCACAAAGATCTTATTTGCAATAAACTTTTGATGTCATTGTATACAAAATAACTGTATATTATGCCTATCAAGTTTTGCTTGTAAAAGAATACTCTACAAAAACATGCATCTTCCCTGGATAGTGCAAAAAGAACAATCTGGAAAGCAAACAAACAGAAACCATGAGTATAATGTGCAAACAGTTATTGAAGTTTTTCTCTAAATAATTATCAGCCATGGAACCAGGGTTGTAAAAAGTGAGCGCTTcctcgcttaaagcgagaagcgaagcgagGCGAGGTATCTGGCGCTTCTGTTAGCTGAAGCGTAGCAGATTTACAAAAGTGCTCGCTTCCCCTGAAAAAGCGAGAAGCGATGAAGCGATGCGAAGCGTAAGAAGCGAGCGCTTCTCTTTATAACTGGGCTGCCaacatatttaattaaaaaagcTGTCTTTTTTTAAAACACCATCGAGGCGACCTAGGGTTCAAGTTTTCTACACTTTTTTTTCCCCTTCAGTTCTTCTTTCTCATTcttctcctctttttcttcttcattttcttgcactGTTTCAGTGATAAAAAGATTGAAATGCTGTCATTTTTTTCGTTTCAGTTATACTGCCCTTCTTCGTATACTatgcaatatttattttaatatatttttttaaattccgcTTCACTTAAAGAgagcgcttcgcttctcgctttaaaCGAAAAGGGTCTTGTCGCTTTTCCTCCTTCACACTCTTCACAACTCTGCCACAAACAACCCATGCTAAACTCGCGCATCTGGAATGTCTGTAAATACAAACACATATAAAAGAGCTGGTTGGGTAGCTTTTCAACCTGGAAACTGATAAAGAGATTAAAGTGTAACATAAGAAGCAAAGGCTTATGAGCACCAGTACCATAAGCCTATACTTCAAATCATATTCTAATTGATCAGATCATTTGATCAAATTTTCTTGAGTGGGGCAGGCGTCCTAACCGATATGGTGTAAAATGTAAGgcaatcaacaaagcaacaaattAACAGAGAAGAGAGAGTTGACAGAAACTTGAGAAATAATTTGGCACCTTAAAACTTCCCCTGAGAATGAAAGCATGGGAAGCCATAGTACCAAAGTGTTAGATCATGAGAGTAGCATCCCAAGATCATGAGAATTTTGTCTACCATTTAAGCATGCTAAAGATCTGTATTTTGCATAATATTGGCATGAATGAGTTTAAATGGTGTGACGTGGTTAGTGAGGATTCATAAACCCGATCTCCACTTGGTTGGGACTGAGGCGTTGTACTTGTTGTATTTATGCATGTTAAAGCTAGAGATAGCCTCCTATGAACTGTGGCACTACAATGAGACAAAGCAAACTGGAGAGGGTGGTCCTTGATTTGGGCCACGAATgtaaaattccaaagatatatgTGGATCTAGGAAATGAAAAAAGGGGTTTGATTCAACTATTTGAGTTAAACAGCATCAGAAAAAGAAAACGATCTACATCTAGGAATGATGAACATGATTTTGAGAATGAACAAAATTGATACGCGAAAgcagatataaaaataaacaggagttgacttctttcttccttttcttggtACCACGAAAAGGTCAGAGCAATATTTACTTTTAGAGGAACAAGGACAAAAACCTCTGGCCCAGACACCCCGGTTATAAAGAAAAGACTAAAATCTTGGACCAAATTTTATCCAGTTAGCATAGATACTACAAAGGTTGAAGTGAGATTCAAAGTTTAGAATTCCTCAACAAGGATAAAGGTGCATGAAAGCCATTTGATTTACATCACTAAATAGCATTGAATTTCTTACAAACAATAGCTGAAGAGGGATTTGTAAGGCTAGTCAAGTAAAGAGAAGACCAAATTGAGGTAAGTTAAATGGGCGAGCGTCCACTTTGTCTTTTGAGAAAGAGAATATCCAAAGTGTGATTAGTCGAGATTTCTAGAGGAAAATTCACAACTCCTTTGTTTATATACATAATGGTGCAGAAGAAAAAGACTTTTTCCTGGCGTTTACAACATAATTAGATGACAGACCGGtcattgcaacaatcgtagttaCAATAAGGTCGAAggggaaatttaaaaaaaaataacgcAAAAAACCTAACTCTTTTCACAAATATACAGGTGATTTTAACTAAAGGTGTCATCTTTTTTCTTAGCAAAAGGTATCAAAACAAGTAAAGAAGATTCCAATATTCGAGACTAAAAATACCTATCAAAAATATATTTCGAGGCTCAGTAAGAGGGCAAGCAACACACCCATTGTATTATTTCAGTCCTTAGCTAAATTAGCtactataatattttaaaaaataggaaTTACTGCTACCCGCCCCGAAATCCAAGTATAACCAACAAAAGAATAAGGAATTAAACACCATCTGTAAttcttttttcaaaagaaaaaacgTAGAGCACCAAGATCAAATATTTATTTCACATAAGAAAAATACCATTGAGCCCCAAATCAATGGGAGAAGTCGCTAGTCTCCTTCGGCGTATTAGGATGGTCAGCTGTCAAATTCCTCAGCAAACTTCAAAAGAAAAACGAGAGAACTGTCAGGTAGACGAAGCAGAGATTCTGGAGCACTTTATTTCTGTTCTTATATAATTGTGTGTACTTTGTGAAGAGGTtaagaaaaatgacaaaattGGTCCATTATGTTCGTGTAAGTTTAAAATAGTCCCTTAAATAtatttttgagtaattttgacCTATTTAAGTATGTCAAAAatgaatattttcattttttgtcaaatatttatCAAACTTTAACGGTTATATTTAACAAAAAATTATGAAGAAATTTTTTTAATTAGAAATATTATGAAAGAGTCATCAAGTCTTAGGATATGTAAGCCAAAATTGCACCAAATGGACCAAAAATAATACTAGAAATTACACCATaatcaaaaataaatcaaaaattaccggttaaatctttttatttttacagtTCCCATTAATTTTGACAACTAGATTTGTTAATTATTTGAAGGTGATCGAAATTGCTCACTTTTGATAAATATAAAGTACCAATTGGCTTCCCCAGATCTCATTTGTTGGGATCACATTGAATATATTATTGTTAGTGTTGCGCTAGTATATATATAAACGTGTTGCCGGAAAAAAAATTGATTCTTGTTATCCTTTCCTTTACAATAGAAACCCAAAATTGCCTCTATAAATACTAGTACTACTTATTGGTGCAAGACTTTCCAAGTTCCCCAATAAACACAGACAATGTGAAAAGAAGTCCGGTTCTTTTGAGATAGGTGTACATTGAAAAGAATCCTGAAGGATAGAGACCATGGTTTGATTCTTTCATTGCAGCAAGGTCAGATAACAATTCTAATTCTCTCTTCGCATGTTGTTTCTTTAACTTTTCATTCAGCATACGGCAAAATGACTTGAGGTGTACAGAGAGCTGTCGCATTTAGATGCAGAAGACCTGATATAATCCAGCTACAAACACGTACGTTACCGAAACGCATTCTGATATCTTGAAAGAGCGCCAGGTGTCATCTTTTTTTCTAGAAAAAGGTATCAAAACAAGTAAAGAAGATTCAAATATTCGAGACTAAAAATAcctaacaaatatatatatatatatatatatatatatatatatatatatatatatatatattcgagcCTGAGTAAGAGGGCAAGCAACACCACCATTGTATTATTTCAGTTCTTAGCTAAATTAGCTACTATAAGATTAAAAGAAAGAGGAATTACTGGTACCCGCCCCGAAATCCAAGTACAACCAACAAAGGAATAAGGAGTTAAACACCATCTGtaattcttttttcaaaaaaaaaacgtAGAGCACCAAGATCAAATATTTATTTCACATTAGAAGAATACCATTGAGCCCCAAATCAATGGGAGAAGTCGCTAGTCTCCTTCGGCGTATTAGGATGGTCAGCTGTCAAATTCCTTAGCAAACTTCAAAAGAAAAACGAGAGGATTGTCGGGTAGACGAAGCAGATATTTCTCTTCTTATATAATTGTGTGTACTTTGTGAAGAGGTtaagaaaaatgacaaaattGGTCCATTATGTTCGTGTAAGTTTAAAATAGTCCCTTAAATAtatttttgagtaattttgacCTATTTAAGTAtgtcaaaaataaatattttcattttttgtcaaatatttatcaaaatttaACGGTTATGATTAACAAaaaattatgaagaaaaaaatttaattagAAATATTATGAAAGTGTCATCAAGTCTTAGGATCTGTAAGCCAAAAACTGCACCAAACACTAGAACTGGACCAAAAATAATACTAGAAATTATACCATAatcataaatatatcaaaaattaccgttaaatctttttatttttacagtTCCCATTAATTTTGACAACCAGATTTGTTAATTATTTGACGGTGATCGAAATTGTTCACTTTTGATAAATATAAAGTATCAATTGACTCACACtgaatatattattgttattttagaCCTACCTTCAAACATGACCAGTTTCGTTATTTTGTGGTGGAATTGCATTGCCTGCTTTTCATTTGTTATAATGCTCCCCTACTAATTTGAATTGTAAAAACTTCCCCACCATTCTCTGAAATCTTATATATTTCATAACAAAATTTTGTCACTTGAAAGAAAGGAGAAGTCTGGGATCTACTTATTTTTTAAGTTTACCACATCAAGCTATCTATATCTGCCTTCTAGTCCCATACCACAATCGAAGTTTGGCGTGCTTGTTGACTAAACAGTTTTACAAGTCGTTTTTAGTGAATGTACAAAACAACGTTGTCTACTTCTGCCTCTCTGTCCCCGTTGTTTATCTGAAGTCGGCATACATGCTTACTGAAGTAGCATTTAGGAACAACGTTTCAAGCTATCATGTCGCTGAACCAGTCCAATGTGAAATCCTTGAAGTAGCTGTACTCTAGCTCGACCTGCTTCTTAAAACTGATCAGAAACAGAGAACCTTGAATACACGCATAAGACTAGTTTGTTGTATTAAAGAAATTACGTGTTGCCCAAAAACAAATTGATTCCTGTTATCCTTTACAATTGAAATCCAAAATTGCCTCTATAAATACGTGCAAGACTTTCCAAGTTCCCCAATCAACACAGACAATGTGAAAAGCAGTCCGGTGTCGCTACTACTCACCATCTTTTGAGATAGGTGTACATTGAAAAGAATCCTAAAGGATAGAGACCATGGTTTGATTCTTTCATGGCAGCAAGGTCAGATAACAACTTGAAATCCATGCTACTCCGCATGTTGGCCATGCAGTCATTTGCTTTATCTCAAGCAGCCTATGTTTTCAGGCTTTGGCAAGTGCATCAGAAGCTGTTTCTCCAATTCTACTAGACTGAAAACCCATAAAGATGAGAGGGAAAATTGCATCATAAGAAACACGTATCTTTGAACAATGACGGAAACAAATTCCGATAGCACAATTGGCTTACATCTCATATTTTTGCCGAGCTTCTGTTTGCTTTGCTTTGTAAAGATCACTGTCCTTTGGCAGGGTGCTCAAATTGTTGTCTACAAAGTTGGACCAAAAAACCCCATCAGCAAAAGAATTGGCGAAGACGAAGACGAAAAGGGCTCGGGCGTTTTCAAAGAAGAAACCTTACTGAGTAACTAAAATATTCAacagaagaaagacaagaagtaaATTCATGCATAATTAGGTAGACCTGTCCAAAAAGTGGACAACAGAATGGACAAATTTTTCATTCATTCTATGATGTGAGATGCATCTACTTCAAAGCTTATCTAATCTCCCATCCATACTCAATGAAACACCCCATTCCTGCTGAACCCTATCTTAATGGCATAGGTCATTCCACAGTTAAGTCAGTTTCCATGTCTGAGcagctcttcttcttctttttttactgAAAAAGTGTGCCATCATCAAATGCTATCACCATCCCTCCTAGAAAATCCTGACAACCATCTCTCTTATGTCAAAACAGCAGTACCAATGGACAAGGTCAAAGCAGTGTTGTAACTCCAAATGCAATTTGAATCTACATTTAcccaaataaaaattaaaaaataatttagcaAAAAGTAATTGAGCCTCAAGAATTAACTGCAGCCTTGCATCACAAGCAATATCCAACTTAAACCATTCTCCAGAACAATATTGATGGCCAGCAACTGCCAACGATCCAACTATCAACTAACCAAGCCATACCACCCCATGACTTACCATTTCCACCATGCGTTTCCTTTAACTAGAGATGAGAAAGAACTCTTCGGAAGACCTGAAACTAATTAACAGTTCTCATTCCCAATGCCAAACCGCCAACAGCCCCACTTCCAAGCGCTTCAAAAATGCTGTGGCACCCAtgttttggaggatccgacacaggTGCGACATCTCTTTTTGGAGGATCCAAGCAACATAGCCCCACACTCCCAAGTACCTCATTGTCAACACCTTACCTTAATACCTAGAGCTTTTATTATACACACTCTAGAAAGAACATTCATACCTTCCATGACTAGATCAAACCCTGACCTAAAGCAAATAATCGATTTCTACATCTTCCAGCCGACAACAGGATGCAGTGGAGACGTTCAATATTGCAAAAATCATTAAGTAGGAAACTGAAACTACAAGTCAACATGGAGAGTGATAAAAGAAATGTCCTGCAGGCAGATGGATGTGTGGAGTACACGCTACCGTGGGGAAGTACAAGCTAGTGGCAAAGGTAATCAGGCATACATTCATTATTTTGGCTACGCTGCTGTTGAAGTACTAATATTATTGTTGGGTTCATGTATCAGGTAGGATTTGCCTATTCCATAGGAATACCGCTATAGCTCTGGCTAAGATATATTACGAACTCCTCAGTCCTGATTCATGAATTTGGGACATTTTAGTCTGCAGGGATCGGACGGAAACCACAGAATTAGATTCAAAGGACCTTTTTTCCCTTGCACAGAAATATTCATTGTAGGAAAAAGGTCCACTACTGATTAATTATCCTGACAACTTAGGCCGTGCTTACTCTTGTTATATATTACACCCTATGTGGCAATCGAATTCACCTGCAATTTGTGGAGGAGCAAATTTCTTCACTTTTTCACTTTCCTGAGCTTCTGACAAAGACATGTTGTTGGTGAATTCTGGTCCCTGTCAATAAAACAAATTCTGAATAACAGGTTTAATCCTGAATATAGATTGATGTTTAGAGAGTAAAATTGACAATTCACGGACAAAAGCATGACGAAATAATCGGACCTAAGGTATTACTGAATTCCTCTTATGATCAATGGATAAGGNNNNNNNNNNNNNNNNNNNNNNNNNNNNNNNNNNNNNNNNNNNNNNNNNNNNNNNNNNNNNNNNNNNNNNNNNNNNNNNNNNNNNNNNNNNNNNNNNNNNNNNNNNNNNNNNNNNNNNNNNNNNNNNNNNNNNNNNNNNNNNNNNNNNNNNNNNNNNNNNNNNNNNNNNNNNNNNNNNNNNNNNNNNNNNNNNNNNNNNNccactta
This DNA window, taken from Nicotiana tabacum cultivar K326 chromosome 4, ASM71507v2, whole genome shotgun sequence, encodes the following:
- the LOC107811528 gene encoding uncharacterized protein LOC107811528 isoform X3, which codes for MPVYSWLESLDTDEVIKSKEIIDWLTANPDVREQLNSRHSRYHLMHYIKKCHMKILKRKEKKKGPEFTNNMSLSEAQESEKVKKFAPPQIADNNLSTLPKDSDLYKAKQTEARQKYEILVELEKQLLMHLPKPENIGCLR
- the LOC107811528 gene encoding uncharacterized protein LOC107811528 isoform X1, which translates into the protein MASHAFILRGSFKENFDHRFQRTDQWMPVYSWLESLDTDEVIKSKEIIDWLTANPDVREQLNSRHSRYHLMHYIKKCHMKILKRKEKKKGPEFTNNMSLSEAQESEKVKKFAPPQIADNNLSTLPKDSDLYKAKQTEARQKYEILVELEKQLLMHLPKPENIGCLR
- the LOC107811528 gene encoding uncharacterized protein LOC107811528 isoform X2, translating into MENFDHRFQRTDQWMPVYSWLESLDTDEVIKSKEIIDWLTANPDVREQLNSRHSRYHLMHYIKKCHMKILKRKEKKKGPEFTNNMSLSEAQESEKVKKFAPPQIADNNLSTLPKDSDLYKAKQTEARQKYEILVELEKQLLMHLPKPENIGCLR